CAAGTGATTTGATACTTtagaaccctttttttttttttgtgtctaCCACCTCCAATTCATCAAAAAGCATCATGTGGTATGCATATCAACAATGTGGCATATATTAATTGACCATTGTATCGGTCTCTATGCCACCTCGAGTTCTCTAACGAGTATATTATTATATACATCTCGAAAACATGACATAGTTATTGATTATGTTATCAGCATGCAACCCTAACTGTATCCTAATTTTCTCAAATTTTGTCCGATTCATTTATCAGCATTAACGGAAAAATCTTATCTTATCACTCTAGCCAGTCACAATCCACCCATACCCAACTCCTACAATCTATGTGGAAATGATTTTACACTTgagaaaattattttagcatctgCCACCTCCTATTTGTCGAGAAGCATGATGTTGTATGCATATGTCGACAATGTGGCATATATTAACTGATCATTCTATCAGCATACAACATTAACTGACTTATCCCCTTAGCTTTGTCGGATTCAACTAAAACTCTCATGTTATTCGATACTGTCATCAATAGTATCTTTTGCACCTTGAGCTACTCCAATCATTTGCAATCTAACTTTTAATGGTCCTTATCCAATTTGGCAATTTTTTATGCCTAAAATGATTTGATAAATGGACTGCAGGGAACACCAATCTCTTCATCATCACCCAAGTCCAACACCTCATGGACCCTACATCCCACAATGAGGATGTGGAAGTTAGTGATGGAAAAAACAAAAGTGAATCCAATCAAGCATTTCTCTTTTCTAAGCCTCACGCCCATGTTCAATTCTCTAATGTTTGGCATTCTCCATATGTGGTCCAAGTTGAGCCCATTAGAACCCCACCACACCCTGCCCAGATAAAATGCACTGAAAGTGATTTGATTTCAGAGCCCTACAAAGGAAAGCCAGCCCTCattgaactttttaaaaaaatccaaccTCACCAATGTTTTTTGTCACACTAACACATCATCAAAAACACGGGCAGCATGCTCACGGTCGCACTAATAAAGCAGCAGCAAAGGAGAGAGCATCCATTAACGGTGCTCCAAATGGAAAGCAAAACCCAAACCAAATAAAGTAAATTTATTGCCGGGGTACCACCTTTCCGTTGGAACCACATCGCAGCCGTCGGATTGGACGCGTGGCATGCATCAAGCTTTTCTGGGATTGAACTCTTCCAACGAGTACTGCACCTCGGCTGAGCTCCTCCATCTCTCAGACAAACCTCTAGACCCTCCCCCCCACCTCTCCCCACCGGGGATAAaaatccttcctttttttttttttccacactTTCTTCGCTCTTCGCTCTCGGAAAATCTAGAGGTTTAGCTGTCGGAAATCCATTCGAAGAGTTCGTCCTGGGATTGAGGTTTGGTTTGCTTCACTTCTCTCGTTTTCTCGATCTTTAATCTCTTCTCTGGGCTCCGGAAGAGCCCAGGGGAAGAGATTTTGGGTTTTATTTCTTTTGGTTATCACCTGATGCGTCTGAATCTTGTTCAAGATCCAGTGCTTTCCCCCTTTTTCTCAGCTTTGTTCGCTTTTTGGAACCCTATTCGcatcaaaaattcatcaaaaatcgGATCTTTCGGCGTTTTTTTCGATCCGTTCGCATCGGAAGGCATTGAAGAATCGAATCCTGTGGGGTTTTTTTGGCGTGTAGGAAATGTCGTACCCGCTGgagcagcaacagcagcagccAGCGCCGCCCTCGCCGGTGTACGACGCGGTGTCGACGGCGAACGGTGGGGGGTCGTACGGGCCGGTGATCGGCGTGCTCGCCGTGATAGCGGTGCTCGGAGTGATCGCGGGGATCGTGGGGCGGCTCTGCTCCGGGCGGAGGATATTCGGGTACGGCTACGACTTCGAGGGGTGGATCGAGCGCAAGTGCGCCGCCTGCATCGACGGTAGGTTGGAGCTCCGTCCGCCACAGGCGGCGGCTGCGGCGACGACGGGAGGAGCGGGGCCGGGCGCGAATGGAAGCGGTGGAGCTGCTGCGGGGGCGGCGGCGGGAGGAGCGGGGGCGGGCGGTAAACAGGCGGCGCAGAACCCGGCGAGGACGGCCGAGACCTGAGTGGGTTCTCGAGCAGTATGTGGAATGGGGTCCTCCtcctttttttcctccttttttttttattttaaatatttatttgctcttttcctttttgtttatGCTTATGTTGGGTCTTTGGGGAGTCTTTGTTAGTGTGGCAGCCATGGCGTCACATTTCAAAGTGCTGGGGGTGATGTTAGAACTTGAGAAGGGGTACCGTGAAAAGAAATTGAGtctttgttctctctatctctctcctttcttttatAGTCTCATTCCGTGAGTTTGTCAGGATGCGTGTCTTGTGTGTGCGTCTCTCGTGGTAATTATGCAAGTtgtcatggaaaaaaaaaaaaaaagaaagatcgtTATGCAGTAAAAGTGGGACCTTTTAAGACCACTTTTAGCTCAAATGAAGCAGGCAGTTGCACCACAAGATAAATagtttaaatatattatattttatttaatttttaaatatttatatatgtgtatatttatatatagtatGTAGTATTTAGTATGTTGAAATTGTTACAGGTTATACCCACGTAGATTTGTATCAAGAAATGTTCATGTTATTAGCTctatatattaattagatttgggAAATGGTATGCTCACCAAGATACATCCACAAATGGTAAACATAAAAATTGTATTTAATACCAGTTCTTTCTTCTAGGGAATAATATCCACCCTaagtttcatcatttttttaattccTGATTGTCATCATGTGTATTCGCTTATCTCTCAGTACATACATGATTACaaataattttgtatatatagatataagtatgtACAAGGATGGTATAATTAATTGTGCACATGTACAAGGATGGTGTAATTGCGCACAAGAGTGTgtgcaatataaattcaagaatgAGAAAATCTTGTATAAGGGTGTGTAGGACTACGACTAAATACTTGTGGTTAAGGAAATACATGTtaaagtcagattaaagaaaagATCCGATATTAAgctcttcaaaaaaaataaataaataaataaataaaagtgtcAAACCATTTCTACATGATGCCAAAAGAGGGATTTCATCTTTGGA
Above is a genomic segment from Elaeis guineensis isolate ETL-2024a chromosome 1, EG11, whole genome shotgun sequence containing:
- the LOC105049819 gene encoding uncharacterized protein, with protein sequence MSYPLEQQQQQPAPPSPVYDAVSTANGGGSYGPVIGVLAVIAVLGVIAGIVGRLCSGRRIFGYGYDFEGWIERKCAACIDGRLELRPPQAAAAATTGGAGPGANGSGGAAAGAAAGGAGAGGKQAAQNPARTAET